In Kaistia defluvii, one genomic interval encodes:
- a CDS encoding ABC transporter substrate-binding protein, with amino-acid sequence MSDKTKSGISRRTLLKGSAITAGFLGTTAVTGFPAVHADEPITLRYLSTATNQSPAIAAKAKEITGINIEYVTVTTDDVTKRIITQPDSFDLVDTEYFSLRNLIPSGNFQAIDAKKVKLVDKLATAITKGEIDGKKIGDQGTAPHKVMYLEKQRGKEFAKEQTEWITLIPTTYNADTLGIRPDLIKRPIESWAELLNPEFKGKTSILNIPSIGIMDAAMVNEALGTVKYGDKGNMTKEEIDKTIATLIEAKKAGQFRAFWSDFNESVNLMASGETVIQSMWSPAVTAVRLKGIPCTFQPLKEGYRAWASGFGLPKTLKGKKLDAAYEFINWFLDGWAGAYLNRQGYYAAVLDTAQKSMEPYEWAFWMEGKPAEKDILGPDGGLLEKAGSIRDGGSYNTRMGAVACWNSIMDENAYMIQKWNEFIAA; translated from the coding sequence ATGAGCGACAAGACCAAGAGCGGGATCTCCCGCCGTACGCTGCTGAAGGGCTCCGCGATCACCGCCGGCTTCCTCGGCACCACGGCCGTGACCGGCTTCCCGGCCGTGCATGCCGACGAACCGATCACGCTGCGCTACCTCTCGACCGCGACCAACCAGTCGCCGGCCATCGCCGCCAAGGCGAAGGAAATCACCGGCATCAACATCGAATACGTCACCGTCACCACCGATGACGTCACCAAGCGCATCATCACCCAGCCCGACTCGTTCGATCTGGTCGATACCGAATATTTCTCGCTGCGCAACCTGATCCCGTCCGGCAACTTCCAGGCGATCGACGCCAAGAAGGTCAAGCTGGTCGACAAGCTCGCGACCGCCATCACCAAGGGCGAGATCGACGGCAAGAAGATCGGCGACCAGGGCACCGCGCCGCACAAGGTGATGTATCTCGAGAAGCAGCGCGGCAAGGAGTTCGCCAAGGAGCAGACCGAGTGGATCACCCTGATCCCGACCACCTACAACGCCGACACCCTCGGCATCCGTCCCGACCTGATCAAGCGCCCGATCGAGAGCTGGGCTGAGCTGCTCAACCCGGAATTCAAGGGCAAGACCTCGATCCTCAACATCCCGTCGATCGGCATCATGGACGCCGCGATGGTCAACGAAGCCCTCGGCACCGTGAAGTACGGCGACAAGGGCAACATGACCAAGGAAGAGATCGACAAGACGATCGCGACCCTGATCGAAGCCAAGAAGGCCGGCCAGTTCCGCGCCTTCTGGTCGGACTTCAATGAGAGCGTCAACCTGATGGCCTCGGGCGAGACGGTCATCCAGTCGATGTGGTCGCCGGCCGTTACCGCCGTCCGCCTGAAGGGCATCCCCTGCACCTTCCAGCCGCTAAAGGAAGGCTATCGCGCCTGGGCTTCGGGCTTCGGTCTGCCGAAGACGCTGAAGGGCAAGAAGCTCGACGCCGCCTACGAGTTCATCAACTGGTTCCTCGACGGCTGGGCCGGCGCCTACCTGAACCGCCAGGGCTACTACGCCGCCGTGCTCGATACCGCGCAGAAGAGCATGGAACCCTATGAGTGGGCGTTCTGGATGGAAGGCAAGCCGGCCGAGAAGGACATTCTCGGTCCGGATGGCGGCCTGCTCGAGAAGGCCGGCTCGATCCGCGACGGCGGCTCCTACAACACCCGCATGGGTGCCGTGGCCTGCTGGAACTCGATCATGGATGAGAACGCCTACATGATCCAGAAGTGGAACGAGTTCATCGCCGCCTGA
- a CDS encoding ABC transporter ATP-binding protein, producing the protein MARPADLELASVTKSYGGTIAVDAINLKIKAGTYCCLLGPSGCGKSSTLRMIAGHEVVSDGDIALGNEIVNKLPPAKRGTAMMFQSYALFPHLSVRDNVAFSLKMKGVGKVDRSIKATEALKLVDMERYAERLPAQLSGGQQQRVALARALVTDPQILLLDEPLSALDPFLKIRVRAELKRFQRELGISFIHVTHSQEEAMALADLIVIMNNGKIEQAGTPREIFNAPASEFVARFIGGHNVLPVDGRTVSVRADRLSVSPGGGEGVAAAVRDVEYQGTAVYLSLATDAGIEMTAIVPERAFYQQPFETGDTVTVHWDPNDVHELSASA; encoded by the coding sequence ATGGCACGACCCGCAGATCTGGAATTGGCATCGGTCACCAAAAGCTATGGCGGCACGATCGCCGTCGACGCGATCAACCTCAAGATCAAGGCCGGCACCTATTGCTGCCTGCTTGGCCCCTCGGGCTGCGGCAAGTCCTCGACGCTCCGGATGATCGCTGGCCACGAGGTCGTCTCCGATGGCGACATCGCGCTCGGCAACGAAATCGTGAACAAGCTGCCGCCCGCCAAGCGCGGCACCGCGATGATGTTCCAGTCCTACGCGCTGTTTCCGCATCTCTCGGTGCGCGACAACGTCGCCTTCTCGCTGAAGATGAAGGGGGTCGGCAAGGTCGATCGCTCGATCAAGGCGACCGAGGCGCTGAAGCTCGTGGACATGGAGCGCTATGCCGAGCGTCTGCCGGCGCAGCTTTCCGGCGGCCAGCAGCAGCGCGTGGCGCTGGCCCGCGCGCTCGTCACCGATCCGCAGATCCTGCTGCTCGACGAACCGCTCTCGGCGCTCGATCCGTTCCTGAAGATCCGCGTGCGCGCCGAACTGAAGCGCTTCCAGCGCGAGCTCGGCATCTCCTTCATCCATGTGACGCACAGCCAGGAAGAGGCGATGGCCCTCGCCGACCTGATCGTCATCATGAACAACGGCAAGATCGAGCAGGCGGGCACGCCGCGCGAGATCTTCAACGCCCCGGCGAGCGAGTTCGTCGCCCGCTTCATCGGCGGCCATAACGTCCTGCCGGTCGACGGACGCACGGTCAGCGTCCGCGCCGACCGGCTGAGCGTCTCGCCGGGTGGCGGCGAAGGCGTCGCCGCCGCGGTGCGCGACGTCGAGTACCAGGGCACCGCCGTCTATCTGAGCCTCGCGACCGACGCCGGCATCGAGATGACGGCCATCGTCCCCGAGCGCGCCTTCTACCAGCAGCCTTTCGAGACCGGCGACACCGTCACGGTGCACTGGGATCCGAACGATGTCCACGAACTCTCCGCCTCGGCCTGA
- a CDS encoding NAD(P)-dependent oxidoreductase translates to MPSHLPGIASGRLAPDEYAANFLDIHPPLDHHQAVVEADRCYFCYDAPCVKACPTSIDIPLFIRQIMTDNPIGSAETILSQNILGGMCARVCPTETLCEEACVREEAEGKPVKIGLLQRYATDVLMEEQGEQPFARAPSTGKRVAVVGAGPAGLAAAHRLAMHGHDVVIYDARPKAGGLNEYGIAAYKAPDDFAQKEVDFVLSIGGITVEHGKAIGRDVELSDLRNSYDAVFLGMGLAGVNALGLENEDLDGVADAVDYIAELRQATDLSTLPVGARVVVVGGGMTAIDVAVQSKRLGARDVTVVYRRGQEKMGASGYEQDLAQTDGVVIRHNAKPSRLLTEDGRVAAIEFEETIEQAGRLVGTGVTFTLPADTVFKAIGQTLVPAALNGSAETIALDGGKIRVDDERRTTLPGVWAGGDCAATGEDLTVAAVADGRIAAESIHRALSSVAA, encoded by the coding sequence ATGCCGTCGCATCTGCCGGGCATCGCATCGGGCCGTCTTGCGCCCGACGAATATGCCGCCAATTTTCTCGATATCCATCCGCCGCTCGACCACCACCAAGCCGTGGTCGAGGCGGATCGCTGCTACTTCTGTTATGACGCGCCCTGCGTGAAGGCGTGTCCGACCTCGATCGACATCCCGCTCTTCATCCGCCAGATCATGACCGACAATCCGATCGGCTCGGCCGAGACGATCCTGTCGCAGAACATTCTGGGCGGCATGTGCGCCCGCGTCTGCCCGACTGAAACGCTGTGCGAGGAAGCCTGCGTTCGCGAGGAAGCGGAGGGCAAGCCGGTCAAGATCGGCCTGCTGCAGCGCTATGCGACCGACGTGCTGATGGAAGAGCAGGGCGAGCAGCCATTTGCCCGCGCCCCCTCCACGGGCAAGCGCGTCGCCGTGGTCGGCGCCGGACCTGCCGGCCTTGCCGCTGCCCATCGCCTCGCCATGCACGGCCACGACGTCGTCATCTATGATGCGCGTCCCAAGGCCGGCGGCCTCAACGAATATGGCATCGCCGCTTACAAGGCACCGGACGATTTCGCCCAGAAGGAAGTCGACTTCGTGCTGTCGATCGGCGGCATCACCGTCGAGCATGGCAAGGCGATCGGCCGCGACGTCGAACTGTCGGACCTGCGCAACAGCTATGATGCCGTGTTCCTCGGCATGGGCCTTGCCGGCGTCAATGCGCTCGGCCTCGAAAACGAGGATCTCGACGGCGTGGCCGATGCGGTCGACTATATCGCCGAGCTTCGCCAGGCGACCGATCTCTCGACCCTGCCGGTCGGCGCTCGTGTCGTCGTGGTGGGTGGCGGCATGACGGCCATCGACGTCGCCGTGCAATCGAAGCGCCTCGGCGCCCGGGACGTGACCGTCGTCTATCGGCGCGGCCAGGAGAAAATGGGCGCATCCGGCTATGAGCAGGATCTCGCCCAGACCGACGGCGTGGTCATCCGCCACAACGCCAAGCCGAGCCGTCTCCTGACCGAGGATGGCCGCGTCGCGGCGATCGAGTTCGAGGAGACGATCGAGCAGGCCGGCCGGCTGGTCGGCACCGGCGTCACCTTCACGCTTCCCGCCGACACCGTGTTCAAGGCGATCGGCCAGACCCTCGTTCCCGCAGCTTTGAACGGATCGGCCGAGACGATCGCGCTGGATGGTGGCAAGATCCGCGTCGACGACGAGCGACGCACGACGCTTCCCGGCGTCTGGGCCGGCGGGGATTGCGCCGCCACCGGGGAAGATCTGACGGTCGCTGCCGTCGCCGACGGCCGCATCGCCGCCGAGTCCATCCATCGCGCGCTCTCGTCTGTCGCGGCCTAG
- the preA gene encoding NAD-dependent dihydropyrimidine dehydrogenase subunit PreA: protein MANLASSFVGIKSPNPFWLASAPPTDKAYNVIRAFRDGWGGVVWKTLGTDPPVVNVSGPRYGAIHSNDRRLIGLNNIELITDRPLDVNLREIKEVKRDWPDRALVVSLMVPCEEHYWKDILAKVEDTEADGVELNFGCPHGMSERGMGAAVGQVPEYVEMVTRWCKQHTRMPVIVKLTPNISDIRTSARAAHNGGADAVSLINTINSIIGVDIDNFAPIPTVDGKGSHGGYCGPAVKPIALNMTAEIARDPQTRELPISGIGGITTWRDAVEFMALGAGNVQVCTAAMTYGFRIVQEMITGLSEYMDKHGFTSVDEIVGRAVGNVTDWKYLNLNYVAKAKIDQDACIKCGRCHIACEDTSHQAITSMLDGVRHFEVIDAECVGCNLCVNVCPVENCITMEQMVDGVDPRTGYAITGEYANWTTHKNNPMAAPVAVVEPAE from the coding sequence ATGGCCAATCTCGCGTCCAGTTTCGTCGGCATCAAGTCGCCCAATCCGTTCTGGCTGGCCTCCGCGCCGCCGACCGACAAGGCCTATAACGTCATCCGCGCGTTTCGGGATGGCTGGGGCGGCGTCGTCTGGAAGACGCTCGGCACCGATCCGCCGGTCGTTAATGTCTCCGGTCCGCGCTATGGCGCGATCCACTCCAACGACCGCCGGCTGATCGGCCTCAACAATATCGAGTTGATCACCGACCGTCCCCTCGACGTCAATCTGCGCGAGATCAAGGAGGTTAAGCGCGACTGGCCGGATCGGGCGCTGGTCGTGTCGCTGATGGTTCCCTGCGAGGAGCACTACTGGAAAGACATTCTCGCCAAGGTCGAGGACACCGAGGCGGATGGCGTCGAGCTGAATTTCGGCTGCCCGCACGGCATGAGCGAGCGCGGCATGGGCGCCGCCGTCGGCCAGGTGCCGGAATATGTCGAAATGGTCACGCGCTGGTGCAAGCAGCACACGCGCATGCCGGTCATCGTCAAGCTGACGCCCAACATCTCCGACATCCGCACCTCGGCTCGTGCCGCGCATAATGGCGGCGCCGATGCGGTATCGCTGATCAACACCATCAACTCGATCATCGGCGTCGATATCGACAATTTCGCGCCGATCCCGACGGTCGACGGCAAGGGCAGCCATGGCGGCTATTGCGGCCCGGCGGTGAAGCCGATCGCCCTCAATATGACGGCGGAGATCGCCCGCGATCCGCAGACCCGCGAACTGCCGATCTCCGGCATTGGTGGCATCACGACCTGGCGCGACGCGGTCGAGTTCATGGCGCTCGGCGCCGGCAATGTGCAGGTCTGCACCGCTGCCATGACCTACGGCTTCCGCATCGTGCAGGAGATGATCACCGGCCTGTCCGAATACATGGACAAGCACGGCTTCACCTCAGTCGACGAGATCGTCGGCCGCGCGGTCGGCAATGTCACGGACTGGAAGTATCTGAACCTGAACTACGTGGCCAAGGCGAAGATCGACCAGGATGCCTGCATCAAGTGCGGTCGCTGCCACATCGCCTGCGAGGACACCTCGCACCAGGCGATCACCTCGATGCTCGACGGCGTCCGCCATTTCGAGGTGATCGACGCCGAATGCGTCGGCTGCAATCTCTGCGTCAATGTCTGCCCGGTCGAGAACTGCATCACGATGGAGCAGATGGTCGACGGCGTCGATCCGCGCACCGGCTACGCCATCACCGGCGAATATGCCAACTGGACGACGCACAAGAACAACCCGATGGCCGCTCCCGTCGCGGTCGTCGAGCCCGCCGAATAA
- a CDS encoding TetR family transcriptional regulator C-terminal domain-containing protein: MTPANTARAGQTKKRTRIQEENEERILDAALEIFSSYGFRGATVDQIAELAGMTKPNLLYYFRRKDDIYLAILRRTLELWLQPLESLGDGDDPATEIRAYIDRKLEISRDNPKASRLYAMEILQGAPVMGTILNSRLKTLVDSKAEVIRRWIDEGRLAPIDPYHLLFMIWATTQHYADFDVQVRAMLGDETDDNRHFATATRTLEDLFLKGIFRS; this comes from the coding sequence ATGACACCTGCCAACACCGCCCGCGCCGGCCAGACGAAGAAGCGGACGCGCATCCAGGAAGAAAACGAGGAGCGCATCCTCGACGCGGCGCTGGAGATCTTCTCGAGCTACGGCTTTCGCGGCGCGACGGTCGACCAGATCGCTGAGCTGGCGGGCATGACCAAGCCGAACCTGCTCTATTATTTCCGCCGCAAGGACGACATCTATCTCGCCATCCTGCGCCGGACGCTGGAGCTCTGGCTGCAGCCGCTGGAATCGCTCGGCGACGGCGACGACCCGGCGACCGAGATCCGCGCCTATATCGACCGCAAGCTGGAGATCTCGCGCGACAACCCGAAGGCGTCGCGGCTCTACGCCATGGAAATTCTGCAGGGCGCGCCGGTGATGGGGACCATTCTGAACAGCCGGCTGAAGACCCTCGTCGACAGCAAGGCGGAGGTGATCCGGCGCTGGATCGACGAAGGCCGCCTGGCGCCGATCGATCCCTACCATCTTCTGTTCATGATCTGGGCGACGACGCAGCATTACGCGGATTTCGATGTTCAGGTCCGTGCCATGCTGGGTGACGAGACCGATGACAACCGCCATTTCGCGACGGCGACGCGGACGCTCGAGGACCTGTTCCTCAAGGGCATTTTCCGCAGCTAA
- a CDS encoding cupin domain-containing protein has translation MNASNFDVDVGARLRELRVRHGLSQRALAKRAGVSNATVSMVEANRMSPSVSGLRQILSGIPFSLSEFFAEAKPTVEQVVFRASELKEIAGGKISFRQVGSNLEGRSLQMIHERYKPGAVSGKAMLSHQGEEAGLIIRGRMGLEVDGARYELNPGDAYFFDSRKPHAFKNIGDEDLELVSACTPPSF, from the coding sequence ATGAACGCTTCGAATTTCGATGTCGACGTGGGCGCCCGGCTGCGCGAACTGCGCGTGCGCCACGGCCTTTCGCAGCGCGCGCTGGCCAAGCGCGCCGGGGTCTCCAACGCGACCGTATCGATGGTCGAGGCGAACCGCATGAGCCCTTCCGTCTCCGGCCTGCGGCAGATCCTGTCGGGCATCCCGTTCAGCTTGTCCGAGTTCTTCGCCGAAGCGAAGCCGACGGTCGAGCAGGTGGTGTTCCGCGCCTCGGAGCTGAAGGAGATCGCTGGCGGCAAGATCTCGTTCCGCCAGGTCGGCAGCAATCTGGAAGGGCGCTCGCTGCAGATGATCCATGAGCGCTACAAGCCGGGCGCGGTTTCGGGCAAGGCGATGCTGTCGCACCAGGGCGAGGAAGCCGGGCTGATCATTCGCGGCCGCATGGGGCTGGAAGTGGACGGCGCCCGCTACGAGCTCAATCCGGGGGACGCCTATTTCTTCGACAGCCGCAAGCCGCACGCCTTCAAGAATATCGGCGATGAGGATCTGGAACTCGTCTCGGCCTGCACGCCGCCGAGCTTCTAG
- a CDS encoding aspartate aminotransferase family protein — protein sequence MTSAQYSNNLEAFWMPFTANRQFKQNPRMLVAAKDMHYTSADGRQILDGTAGLWCVNAGHGRPKIVEAVSKQVAELDYAPAFQMGHPKAFELAARLAAMMPKPLDHVFFTNSGSESVDTALKIALAYHRAKGNGTKYRLLGRERGYHGVGFGGISVGGISGNRKTFGTMLTGVDHIRHTHDLAHNAFTRGQPEYGADFADDLEKVIALHDASNIAALIVEPVACSTGVLVPPKGYLKRLREICDKHDILLIFDEVITGFGRLGTPFAVDYFDVIPDLVTTAKGLTSGVVPMGAVFASSKIYEAFMNAPENTIELFHGYTYSAHPVACAAALATLDVYAEEGLLTRVSEIAQYWEDGLHSLKGLPHVIDIRNLGLIGAIELEPIPGAPTKRAFQAFLKAYESNLMVRTTGDIIALSPPLIIEKSQIDEIFDTLSSVLKQID from the coding sequence ATGACCAGCGCGCAGTATTCGAACAATCTCGAAGCCTTCTGGATGCCCTTCACGGCCAACCGCCAGTTCAAGCAGAATCCGCGCATGCTCGTCGCTGCGAAGGACATGCACTACACTTCGGCGGATGGCCGGCAGATCCTGGACGGCACGGCGGGCCTCTGGTGCGTAAACGCCGGCCACGGCCGTCCCAAGATCGTCGAGGCGGTGTCGAAGCAGGTCGCGGAACTCGACTATGCGCCGGCCTTCCAGATGGGCCACCCCAAGGCCTTCGAGCTGGCGGCGCGTCTCGCGGCGATGATGCCGAAGCCGCTCGACCATGTGTTCTTCACCAATTCGGGCTCGGAATCGGTCGACACCGCGCTGAAGATCGCGCTCGCCTATCACCGCGCCAAGGGCAACGGCACCAAGTATCGCCTGCTCGGCCGTGAGCGTGGCTATCATGGCGTCGGCTTCGGCGGCATCTCGGTCGGCGGCATCTCCGGCAACCGCAAGACTTTCGGCACCATGCTGACCGGCGTCGATCACATCCGCCACACGCATGACCTGGCGCACAACGCCTTCACGCGCGGCCAGCCGGAATATGGCGCCGATTTCGCCGACGATCTGGAAAAGGTCATCGCGCTGCATGACGCGTCCAACATCGCGGCGCTGATCGTCGAGCCGGTCGCCTGCTCCACCGGCGTGCTGGTGCCGCCGAAGGGCTATCTGAAGCGCCTGCGCGAGATCTGCGACAAGCACGACATCCTGCTGATCTTCGACGAGGTCATCACCGGCTTCGGCCGCCTCGGTACCCCCTTCGCCGTCGATTATTTCGACGTCATCCCGGATCTCGTCACCACCGCCAAGGGCCTGACCAGCGGCGTCGTGCCGATGGGCGCCGTGTTCGCGTCGAGCAAGATCTACGAAGCCTTCATGAACGCGCCCGAAAACACGATCGAGCTGTTCCACGGCTACACCTATTCGGCCCATCCGGTGGCCTGCGCCGCGGCGCTCGCCACGCTCGACGTCTATGCCGAGGAAGGCCTGCTGACCCGGGTATCCGAGATCGCCCAATATTGGGAAGACGGCCTGCACAGCCTGAAGGGCCTGCCGCATGTCATAGACATCCGCAATCTCGGCCTGATCGGCGCGATCGAACTGGAGCCGATCCCGGGTGCGCCGACCAAGCGCGCCTTCCAGGCTTTCCTGAAGGCCTATGAAAGCAATCTGATGGTCCGCACGACCGGCGACATCATCGCCCTGTCGCCGCCGCTGATCATCGAGAAGAGTCAGATCGACGAGATCTTCGATACGCTTTCGAGCGTGCTGAAGCAGATCGACTGA
- a CDS encoding CoA-acylating methylmalonate-semialdehyde dehydrogenase, translating into MDAIALNTITNLVGGKPSPSTSTRSQPVYNPATGEPSATLPLSTAAELDAAVASAKAAFPAWADTPPMKRARVMFKFKDLLEQNADRIARAISAEHGKTHDDALGEVQRGLEVVEFACGIPHLLKGEYSKNVGPAIDTYSDRQALGVVAGITPFNFPCMVPLWMYPVAIACGNTFILKPSERDPGAAMLVAELLHEAGLPAGVLNVVHGDKEVVDAILHHPDIKAVSFVGSTPIAQYVYATGTAAGKRVQALGGAKNHMVVMPDADMDKVADALMGAGYGSAGERCMAVSVAVPVGQKTADALIETLAPRVRALKIGPATDRDAEMGPLVTKQHMEKVLGYIDQGVAEGAKLVVDGRGFKLQGYENGYFVGGTLFDHVDKDMTIYREEIFGPVLSVLRANSYADALELINAHEFGNGTAIFTRDGDAARSFADKVEAGMVGINVPIPVPVAYHSFGGWKRSIFGDHAIYGPEGVHFYTRLKTVTTRWPDGIKSGAVFNFPTM; encoded by the coding sequence ATGGACGCCATCGCCTTGAATACCATCACCAATCTCGTCGGGGGCAAACCGTCGCCCTCGACGTCGACCCGCAGCCAGCCGGTCTACAATCCCGCGACCGGCGAGCCGTCCGCGACGCTGCCGCTTTCGACCGCGGCCGAGCTCGACGCCGCCGTCGCCTCGGCCAAGGCGGCGTTTCCGGCCTGGGCCGACACGCCGCCGATGAAGCGCGCCCGCGTGATGTTCAAGTTCAAGGACCTGCTGGAACAGAACGCCGACCGGATCGCGCGCGCCATCTCGGCCGAGCACGGCAAGACGCATGACGATGCGCTCGGCGAAGTGCAGCGCGGCCTCGAAGTGGTCGAGTTCGCCTGCGGTATCCCGCATCTGCTCAAGGGCGAATATTCGAAGAATGTCGGCCCGGCGATCGACACCTATTCCGATCGCCAGGCGCTCGGCGTCGTCGCCGGCATCACGCCGTTCAACTTCCCCTGCATGGTGCCGCTCTGGATGTATCCGGTGGCGATCGCCTGCGGCAACACCTTCATCCTGAAGCCGTCGGAGCGCGATCCGGGCGCCGCCATGCTGGTGGCGGAACTGCTGCATGAGGCGGGCCTGCCGGCCGGCGTGCTCAACGTCGTGCATGGCGACAAGGAAGTCGTCGACGCGATCCTGCATCATCCCGACATCAAGGCCGTCTCCTTCGTCGGTTCGACGCCGATCGCGCAATATGTCTATGCGACCGGAACGGCGGCCGGAAAGCGCGTCCAGGCGCTGGGCGGCGCCAAGAACCACATGGTCGTCATGCCTGACGCCGACATGGACAAGGTGGCCGACGCGCTCATGGGCGCGGGCTATGGTTCGGCCGGCGAGCGCTGCATGGCCGTGTCCGTGGCGGTGCCCGTCGGCCAGAAGACCGCGGACGCGCTGATCGAGACGCTGGCGCCGCGCGTGCGCGCGCTGAAGATCGGCCCGGCCACCGACCGCGACGCCGAGATGGGGCCGTTGGTCACGAAGCAGCACATGGAAAAGGTGCTCGGCTATATCGACCAGGGAGTGGCTGAAGGCGCCAAGCTGGTCGTCGACGGCCGCGGCTTCAAGCTGCAGGGCTACGAGAACGGCTACTTCGTCGGTGGCACGCTTTTTGATCATGTGGACAAGGACATGACGATCTACCGCGAGGAGATCTTCGGTCCCGTGCTCTCCGTGCTCCGGGCGAACTCCTATGCCGATGCCCTCGAACTCATCAATGCCCACGAATTCGGCAATGGCACCGCGATCTTCACCCGCGATGGCGACGCCGCGCGCTCCTTCGCCGACAAGGTCGAGGCCGGCATGGTCGGCATCAACGTGCCGATCCCGGTCCCCGTCGCCTATCATTCCTTCGGCGGCTGGAAGCGGTCGATCTTCGGTGACCACGCCATCTACGGACCGGAGGGCGTCCATTTCTACACCCGTCTGAAGACGGTGACGACGCGCTGGCCGGACGGGATCAAGTCCGGCGCGGTCTTCAATTTCCCGACGATGTGA
- a CDS encoding Zn-dependent hydrolase has translation MTGPTDNLRINGERLWESLMEMAKVGPGIAGGNNRQTLTDADAEGRDLFKSWCEAAGMTLGVDKMGSMFAVRPGTDPDALPVYMGSHLDTQPTGGKYDGVLGVLAGLEVVRSLNDLGIRTKHPVAIANWTNEEGARFAPAMLASGVFAGALTLDYAYERRDPEGKTFGDELRRIGWVGDEEVGARKMHAYFEYHIEQGPILEAESKQIGVVTHCQGLWWLEVTLTGREAHTGSTPMNLRVNAGLAMARILEMVQAVAMDNQPGAVGGVGQMFFTPNSRNVLPGKVVFTIDIRTPDLAKLNAMRARIEAEAAKIADALGVGCAIEAVGHFDPVTFDPILVGRVRSAAERLGYSHKDIISGAGHDACWTSKVAPTTMIMCPCVGGLSHNEAEEISPEWASAGADVLFHAVLETAEIAG, from the coding sequence ATGACTGGCCCGACCGACAATCTCCGCATCAATGGCGAGCGCCTTTGGGAAAGCTTGATGGAGATGGCCAAGGTCGGGCCGGGAATTGCCGGCGGCAACAACCGCCAGACGCTGACCGACGCCGATGCCGAGGGCCGCGACCTTTTCAAATCCTGGTGCGAGGCGGCCGGCATGACGCTGGGCGTCGACAAGATGGGCAGCATGTTCGCCGTCCGTCCCGGCACGGATCCGGACGCGCTGCCGGTCTATATGGGCAGCCATCTCGATACCCAGCCGACCGGCGGCAAGTATGACGGCGTGCTGGGTGTCCTGGCCGGGCTGGAGGTTGTCCGCAGCCTCAACGATCTCGGCATCCGGACCAAGCATCCGGTCGCCATCGCCAACTGGACCAATGAGGAGGGCGCGCGCTTCGCTCCCGCCATGCTGGCCTCCGGCGTGTTCGCCGGCGCGCTGACGCTCGATTACGCCTATGAGCGCAGGGATCCCGAGGGCAAGACCTTCGGCGACGAGCTGAGGAGGATCGGCTGGGTCGGTGACGAGGAAGTCGGCGCCCGCAAGATGCACGCCTACTTCGAATATCACATCGAGCAGGGACCCATCCTCGAGGCCGAGTCGAAGCAGATCGGCGTCGTCACGCACTGCCAGGGGCTCTGGTGGCTGGAAGTGACGCTGACCGGCCGCGAGGCGCATACCGGCTCGACGCCGATGAACCTGCGCGTCAATGCCGGCCTCGCCATGGCGCGCATCCTCGAGATGGTCCAGGCCGTCGCGATGGACAATCAGCCGGGCGCCGTGGGCGGCGTCGGCCAGATGTTCTTCACGCCCAATTCGCGCAACGTGCTGCCGGGCAAGGTGGTTTTCACCATCGACATTCGCACGCCCGACCTCGCCAAGCTGAATGCCATGCGCGCCCGCATCGAAGCGGAAGCCGCCAAGATCGCCGATGCGCTGGGCGTCGGCTGCGCCATCGAGGCCGTCGGCCATTTCGACCCCGTCACCTTCGATCCGATCCTGGTCGGGCGCGTGCGCAGCGCGGCGGAACGGCTCGGTTACAGCCACAAGGATATCATTTCCGGCGCGGGCCACGATGCGTGCTGGACCTCCAAGGTCGCGCCGACCACGATGATCATGTGCCCCTGTGTCGGCGGCCTGTCGCATAATGAGGCCGAGGAAATTAGTCCGGAATGGGCGTCGGCGGGCGCCGACGTGCTGTTCCACGCCGTGTTGGAGACTGCCGAGATCGCCGGCTAG